In Rhodothermales bacterium, the genomic window GTAGCCCTGCGCCGCCGCCCGTTCCGCCTCGCTGTAGAGCGCGAAGTCCTGAGACGCTTGAGCGAGGACGTAGGCGTTCCGGATGGCGCTGTAGCGAGCCGCCCACGGGCGCGCGATGTAGAACGTGTTGTTGTCGAGTTGGAAGTCCTCCTTGCCGAGAAGCTCCGTCACGAAGCGGGGATCGGAGTTGCTGAAGCGGTAGTACTCGCGGCCGACCACGCCGACGTTGATGAGGTAGAGGCTGAGGTCGGTGCGGGTGCCGGCCTCGATGCCGACGGCGAGGTTGGCGAGCTTGTCGCGCGTGGGGTTCTCAAGGATGTCGCTAAGCGACGGGCCATTGGGGTCCTGAACGTCGTCGATGTCGAGGGCATCACAGCCCGCGAGGGCGAGGCCCAAGACGAAGACGGCCAGGAGGAGAGGAGCGTGTGTTCGGTTCATCACAGAGGAGGCTAGAGTTCGGGGTCGCGCGGCGGCCGGACCGCCCAGCCGCCGCGCACGGAGAGCGACAGGGCCTAGAGGCCGACGCTCACGTGGAAGAGGTACTGCCGCGCGCTTGGGTACGGCGTCACGTCAACGCCCGACGCGACGGGCTGTGAGCCGAAGTTGCTCACCTCAGGATCGTAGCCCGAGTAGCCCGTGATCGTGAAGAGGTTGCGCGCCGAGGCGCCGATGCGGAACGTCCGCAGGCCGAACGCGCCGGTGTACCGATCGAGCAGGCTCTTCGGGAGGTTGTAGTACAAGCCGAGCTCGCGGAGGCGGAAGTACGAGGCGTCCTCGACGAAGCGCTCGGCGCCGGGCGTGCTCGTCCGCTCCTCGAACGAGGACTCGCCGAAGTCCGGGCTCGTCCCCGTGAGGTCGTAGAGGAAGTACGTGAGGTTGATCACGTCGCCGCCCTTCTTCCAGTGGGCGAACACGTTGAGCGTGAGGTTGTCGAAGATCGTGAAGTCGTTCGAGAAGCTCATCTGGAAATCCGGGGCCACGTCGCCGAGTTGGAACTCGCCGTCGGTCCGGCCGTCGCCATCGCGGTCCGCGGTGCCGACGATCTGCGTGGGGCTCTCGCCCTCCTCGATGCGGACGACGCCGAGCGACGAGGCGAACCCGCCGCCGGCAGCGTTGAACGGCTCCACGTTCAGCTCCGTCACTTCAGAGCTGTTCGTCCAGAAGCTCGTCCGCGAGACCCACCGCACGGCGTCCACGTCGACGGGGAGCACGGTCAACCCGACTTCGAGGCCCTGGTTGACAAGCTCACCGCCATTAAAGAACTCGACGCCGAAGCCCGTCGACGGCGGGAGCGCGCGCGTGAGCAGGAGGTCGCTGACGTTCTTGCGGTAGATCGTGAACTCGAGGTTCGCGCGCCCGTCGAGCGCGCTGATGTCGAGGCCGCCCTCGATCTCGTTCGTCCGCTCGGGCAGGATGTCCGCTGCCCCAAGCGTGGCCCCGACGAGTGAGCCGACGGTGCCACCGATGTTGACGGCGTTGAACGAGGTGAACTTCGCCCCGAACGGCGCGATGTTGCCCGTCTGCCCGAACGCCACCCGGAACTTGAACTGGTCGATCTGATCGTAGCTCCAGAAGGGGAACTCGGCCACGTTCACCGCGAGCGACGCCTTCGGGTAGAAGTAGAACTTCTCGACGTCGCCGTTGAGGTTCGAACGGTCGGCGCGGAGACCGAGCGTGGCAACGACACGGTCAGCGTAGTTCGCTTCGGTTTGCCCAAAGAACGCCTGGTTCTCCTCGATAATGCGGAGCTGCCGTGTGGCCGTGAGCGAGGCGGCTTGGTTTACGTTCTGCTGCCCCGGCACGAGGCCGCGCGCGAGGAGGGAGATGCTGTTGCTGTTGTTGTTCGTCCCCGTGATCCCGGCCTGCGTCGTGAAAAAGAGCCGGTTGGCGGGCAGGTTGAACGAGTGGACGAGCGCGCCGCGATAGTTCGTGTTGAGGCTGCTCGTCTCGCCGAGAATCGAGGTACCGATGCTGTTGCCGCCACGGGCCTGCTCGAACTGAAGCTCGCGTGGGGCGAGCACCTCGCTCTCAAGCCCGTAGTAGTCGACGCCTGCCTCGACGACGGCCTGGAGCGCCTGCCGCTCGTCGCGGAGGACGTCGTAGGTAAAGCGGCCCGAAGAGAGCACGCGGTTGACGGTCTCCTCGTTCGTGAGGAGGGCGATCGTCTGAAGCGGATTCGACGAAGCCACGAGGTCGTTGACGGGGAACACCCCGTTCGCGTCCTCGCGGATATCCACGAAGCTCGGCGTCGAGAGGAGCGCGATGCCGAGCGAGGTGCCGGAGTTGTCGTTGCCCGTGATGCCGCGCGCCGTGACGGAGCGGACGTAGTTCGAGGTGACGTCTACCGACGCCCGGTTGGAGAAGCGGTGCGAGAGGTTCGCCCGCACGGACTGCTTGTCGTAGCCCGTCCGCTCGACAATCGCCCCGTCGTTCTTCACCTGGCCCGAGACGAAGAACTGCGTCCGCTCGTTGCCGCCGGAGATCGAGAGATCCGTCGTCGAGAGCACGCCGGTGTTGCCGAAGATCTCGTCCTCGTAATCGATGAACCCGCCGGGGGCGGTATACGAATCGCGGACGTTCTGGACGGCGGCTTCGTAGTCGGCGATGTCTTCCGGCGTCGTTTCGGGGTCGCTCGGGTCCGGCGGCGAGCCGGCAAACGTGGAGATGGCCTCGTCGATGGTGAAACGCCGGACGCCGAGGCGGTTGGCGATCGTCGTCGCGCCGATGGACTGGGAGAAGCGGACGTTCGTACCCGCGCCCGCGCGGCCTTTCTTCGTGCTGATGACGACGACGCCGTTCGAAGCGCGCGACCCATAGATCGCCGCCGCACTCGCGCCTTTGAGCACCTCGACGGACTCGATGTCCTCGGGGTTGATGTCGGCGATGCGGTTGACGGCGTTGTCTTGGCTGCTCGGGGCCTCGCCGCGCGAGGCCGCCGTGAGCGCGTTGATCCCGTTCGGAACCGCGTCATTGTTCACAATCACCCCGTCGACGACGTAGAGCGGCTCCGCACGCCCGGTGATCGTGGAGACGCCGCGGAGGCGGACGGAGAAGCCGCCACCGGGCGCGCCCGAGTTCGAGGTGATGACGGCGCCGGTGATCTTCCCTTGCAGCGCGCCGTCGAGCGTGGAGGGCGTGGTCACCCCCGCGAGCTCGCGCGCCGAGATCGTCTCGACGGAGTTAGCGAGGTTCTGCCGCTTGACGGACGAAGCGAGACCGGTCACGACGACCTCGTCGAGCCCGAGCAGGTCCTCCTCTAGCTGCACGTCGACGACGGCCTGCCCCTCCGGCACGGCGACCTCTTGCGTCCGGTAGCCAACGAACGTGTAGATGAGCGTGCGGTTGTTGATCGGTAGCGCGATCTGATAGCTCCCGTCGACGTTCGTGATCGTGCCGATCTGGGTGGCTTCGACGCGGATGTTGACGCCGGGTAGCGGCTCGCCGCTGTCGGCGTCCGTGACAGTACCGCTGATCTGCGTGGTCTGGGCGAACGCGGCGGGGCCTAGCAGCAAGGCCAGGAGCATCAGCCAGCGTGTGGGGTGGGAAGGCATCATCGTAGCGTGGGGTTTGGGGATGGGATAGCCACGCCAAAAGTAGGCCGCCCCCCGTTACCGAACAAGGGAATAATCCTGTACACGGACGGGGGAAGGCCCTAGTTACCTCACGTACTACGAGAAGTCACCGCTCCGAACACGAAAAGCCCCGCGCACGCCGAGGCGCACGCGGGGCAGGACAACCCTGGCGAGGTCATCCGGAGGGGACGTTGTGAGGGTACGGATCGCCCGTGCCAGCCCTGTGTCACGGGCCACCCACGCCCTCGCTAGTCCATCATCTTCCGCAAGAACGCGGGGATGTCCGTGTCATCCTTGCGGATGCGTTCGTTGCGCCGCTTGAAGTCCTCGGCCTGGAGGCGGCGGACATTTGCAGGGCGCTTCCGCGTGCTCTCCTCGTCGTCGCTCTCCGGCGCCATCGGCGGGGTGCGGCGCTCGAAGGCGGGCGTGTCGAGGTACTTCAGGTTGTCCTCGCCCTTGTAGCCCGGCGTGAGGTCGTCGGCGCCGAGCTTGACGGTGCGGCGGACGCGCTCGGCCTTGCCCCGCGCCGTGTCGAACCCGGTCGCGATGACGGTGACGCGGAGTTCGTCGCCCATGTCGGGGTCGATGACGGTGCCGAAGATGACCTCGGCCTCGTCGCCGGCGTCGCGCTGGATGACGGACGTGGCCTGCGTGGCCTCGCGGATGCCGAGGCTCTGGCCGGCCGTGATGTTCACGAGCACGTTGCGCGCCCCGGCGATCGAGACGCCGTCGAGGAGCGGGCTGGAGATGGCTTCGAGCGCGGCGCGCTCGGCGCGCTTCTCGCCCTGCGCCGTCGCCGAGCCCATGATCGCGGTGCCGCCGTCGGCCATCGTCGTCCGCACGTCCGCGAAGTCGAGGTTGATGAGGCCGTGGACCGTGATGAGGTCGGAGATGCCGCGCGTGGCGTTGTAGAGCACGTCGTCGGCCATCTCGAAGGCGGCCACGAGCGTGGTGTCGTCCTCGGCGATGTCGAGGAGCCGCTCGTTCGGGATGACGATGAGCGTGTCGACGGTCTCTTTGAGGAGGTCGAGGCCCTCGCTCGCGGACGACATCCGCTTGCGGCCCTCGCAGTCGAACGGCTTCGTGACGATGCCGACGGTGAGGATCCCCATCCGCTTGGCGATCGCGGCGACGACGGGCGCGCCGCCGGTGCCGGTGCCGCCACCCATGCCCGCGGTCACGAAGACCATGTCGGAGCCGGCAATCGCTTTCTCGATCTCGGAGCGGCTCTCCTCCGCCGCCTCCGCACCGACGAACGGGCGGGCGCCCGCGCCGAGCCCCTTCGTCAGCTCGCGGCCGACTTGGAGCTTGACGGGCGCTTTGTTCTGGCTCAGCGCCTGCGCGTCGGTGTTGATCGCGACGAACTCGACGCCGGTGATGCCTTTGCCGATCATGTTGTTGACGGCGTTACCGCCGCCGCCGCCGACGCCGACGACGGAAATCTTGGCCTTCTCTTTCGCTTCGGCGTCGAAGGCGAAACGGCTGCTAAAGTTGTTGTTCATAATGTCCCTCCGGGGAGTTTTACGCCAGGTTGTACTGCTGATCGTGTTGGTGAGTGGGGTGTGTGATGCGAGGCGTCGGGTGCCAGGGGCGACGGTGTGCCGCCCATCCCTCGGCCTTCTCCTGCGTTGTGATTACGTGGGTGTAGTGATTACGTGTGCGCAGGGGCGCAGCATGCTGCGCCCTTACAGTTCGTCGAACCAGCTCCGCATGCGGCCGGCGATTTTGGTGACGAGTGAGTCTCCGTCGCCGCCGTGACCGACGGTGAGGAGCGCGGACTCGGTGGTCTGGTGGCGGAGGCCGTAGAGCACGAGGCCCACGGCCGTGGAGTACATCGGGTCGGCGACTTCTTCGACGAGGCCGCCGGCGAGCCCGAGCGGCGTGCCGATCCGGGTCTCGACGCCGAGCACTTCGCTCGCGAGTTCGGCCGTGCCGGGGATGAGCGAGCCGCCGCCGGTGAGCACGACGCCAGCCGAGAGGTGCCGCCCGTAGCCGCTCCGCTTGATCTCGATGCCGACGATCTCCATGATCTCCTCCAGCCGAGGCTGGATGATCTGCGCGAGCGTGCTCTGCCCGATCGCCTTCTCCGGCCGCCCGCCGATGCCGGGGATCGTGATCTCCTGGTCTTCCTCGACGAGGTCGACGAGCGCGACGCCGAACTGCCGCTTCAGCCGCTCGGCCTGGTCGTCGAGGATGCCGAGGCCTTTGCGGAGGTCGTCGGTGACCTTGTTGCCGGCGACGGCGACGACGGCGGTGTGCCGGATCGTCTTGTCTTCGAAGACGGCGATGTCGGTCGTGCCGCCGCCGATGTCCACGAGCGCGACGCCGATCTCCTTCTCGTCGGGGTGGAGCACGGCGTAGGACGAGGCGAGCGGTTCGAGCACGATGTCGGCCACCTCGTACCCGGCCTTCTCGATGCAGCGGTAGACGTTCTTCGCCGCCGAGACGAGGCCTGTGATGATGTGGACGTTCGCTTCGAGCCGGATCCCGCTCATCCCGACGGGGTCGGCCACGCCGTCCTGCCCGTCGACGATGAACTCCTGCGGGATGACGTGGAGGATCCGCCGATCGGCGGGCATCGCGACGTGCTGCGTGTCTTCGAGCAGGCGGTCCACGTCGTGCTGCGTGATCTCGCCGGTGCGCGACGAGATCACGCCGCGGCTCTGGAAGCTCTGGATGTGGTCGCCCGCGATCCCGACGTAGACGCTGTGCGCCTCGACGCCGGCTGCGCGCTCGGCCTCGCCGATGGCCTCCTGCACGGCCGCCACCGTCTTGTCGATGTTCACGACGACCCCGCGGTTCAGCCCTTCGGAGAGCGCCACGCCGACGCCGAGCACGTTAATCCGGTCGAGTTCGTCAGCGGCGGCGACGACCGCGCACACCTTCGTCGTTCCGATGTCTACGCCGACTACGATGCGTTCATTCATGGTTGGATGGGTTGAGGGTCGTCGGGCGGGCGACGACGGATGATTATTCGCTGGTAACAATTTGACCGTCGAACCGGAGGTCGATCCGGCGGACGGGCGTGTCGGGGCGGGGGAGGACGGCCTGGTCCCAGAAAGCTTGGAGCTGGCCGAGCTTTTCGGCGAAGCCGCTGCGGCCGAGCGCAACGGGGATGGACGCGCCGCCGGGCGTGGGCGCCGTCGCGAGCGTGAAGCTGCCGTCCGCTGCCCGCTCGACCGACGAGACGAGCGCGTCGGTGGCGTCGGGCACGGCGGCGAGCACGGCGAGGAGGTCGAGCACGGCGGCGTCTTCGACGGGCTGCGTCGGCTGGTAGGCGGGGAAGCGGCCCTGGAAGAGGGGCACGTCGTAGGCGGCGCCCGCAGCGAGCGGCATCATGAAGCCCGCAGCGTCGAAGAAGTAGCTCGGCCGGCCGGCGCCGTCGAGCACGAGCGCGACCGGCACCCGCTCCGTCACGTCCACCGCGAGCGTGCCCGTCATCCAGCGCGTGACGCTCGCCTCGGCCACCCACGGGTGACGGCGGACGCGGTCGGCGAGGATCTCGGGGTCGAGGCTGAACAGGAACGCGGAGTCCGGCACGGCGGCGAGGTCGAGCACGGCGCTCGTGTCCGCGTGCACCGCGCCCGAGACGGTGACGGCCCGGACCGGCACTGTCGCCTGCCACCGCCATCCGACCACGCCAAGTGCGACGACGGCCCCGAGGCCGAGGAGAACGACGATCCGGCGGACGATCCGGCGGCGGCGCTGTTGCTGTTTCGTGTCGCGTGCCATCGCTCAGCCCTCCCCGTCGTTGAGGGTGGCCAGGAACGCTTCCCCGCTCTTCCAGATGTCGCCCGCGCCCATCGTGATCACGAGGTCGCCGGGCTTCACCACCTGCTGGAGGTATGTCGGCACGTCGGCTTTCTCGGGCACGAACCGCACGTCGCGGTGGCCGTAGCGCGAGGTGAGGTCGGCGAGCATCCGGCCGCTGACGCCGTCGATGGGCTCCTCGCGCGCGCCGTAGATCTCGGTCAGCACGAGCACGTCGGCGTCGAAGAACGCCCGCGCGAAGCCGTCCTGAAAGTCGCGCGTGCGCGAGTAGAGATGCGGCTGGAAGACGGCGACGACGCGGCGGTTCGGCCAGCCCTTCGCCGCGGCGTCGAGCGTCGCCTCGATCTCGGTCGGGTGGTGGGCGTAGTCGTCGATCACGATCACGTCGCCGGCCTCGCCCTTGATCTGGAAGCGCCGGTCGACGCCGGTGAAGCCGGCGAGGGCCTTTTGGATCTTCGCGAACGGGATGTCCAGTTCCAGCCCGACGCAGACGGCGGCGAGCGCGTTCTGCACGTTGTGGAGGCCGGGCACGCCGAGCGTCACCTCGCCGAGCGGCGTCGCCTCGCGGACGACGGTGAACCGCGTCACGGCCCCGTCCTGCACGAGCGACTCGGCGCGGACCTGCGCCTGCCGGCTCGTCCCGTACGTGATCACGCGGCGCTCGACGTCGCCGAGCACCTCGCGCACCTCGGCGTCGTCGAGGCAGAGGATGGCGGCGCCGAAGAAGGGGACGGAGTTGGCGAACTGGATGAAGGCGCCCTTGAGGTCGTCGAGATCCTTATAGATGTCGAGGTGGTCGGCCTCGATGTTCGTGACGACGGCGACAATCGGCGTGAGGCGGAGGAACGTGCGGTCGTACTCGTCGGCCTCGATGATGATGATGTCGCCCTCGCCGCTGACGGCGTTCGAGTCGAACACGGCGACTTTGCCGCCGACGATGATCGTCGGGTCGAACCCGCCCTCGCGCACGACGAGGCCGGTCATGCTCGTCGTCGTCGTCTTCCCGTGCGTGCCGGCGATGCCGACGCCGTACTTCGCGCGCATCAGCTCGCCGAGCATCTCGGCGCGGCGGATGAGCGGGATCCGGCGGCGCTCGGCCTCAACGGTCTCGGGGTTCTGGCCGGGCTTGACGGCGGAGGAGTAGACGACGACGTCGGCGTCGGTCACCTGCTCGGCGGCGTGGCCCTTGTGGATCGTCGCGCCGAGCGATTGGAGCCGCTCGGTGACGGGGCTCGCCTGGAGGTCGGACCCGCTCACGCGGTAGCCGCGCGCGAGGAGGACCTCGGCGATCGACGACATCCCGATCCCGCCGATGCCGACCATGTGGACGTTTTTGATCCGTCCGAAAGAGGCTTGCCTGCGCATCGCGTCGGTCATCGCGTCCCTCCGTGGGGTTGAGCGAGGGCGAGCACGGCCTCGGCGATCTCGCGCGCGGCGTCGGGCCGGCCGGTGGCGAGCGCGGCCCGCTCCATCGCGGCGAGCCGGCCGGCATCGTCGAGCAGGCCTTGCACGGTCGGCAGGAACTCGGCGGCGAGGCGGGGCTCGGGGAGGAGCACGGCGGCGCCGTTGTCGGCGAGAGCGCGGGCGTTTTTAGTCTGGTGGTCGGCCGTCACATTCGGGCTCGGGACGAGCACGGCGGGCGTGCCCGTCACGGCGAGTTCGCTGCACGTGATGGCGCCGGCACGGCAGACGGCGAGGTCGGCGGCGGCGTAGGCGTAGTCCATCCGGTCGAGGTACTGGAGCAGGCGGAGGCGCGGGTGCGCGGGCACCTGCTTTTCGAGTTCGTCGAAGTAGCGGCGGCCCGTCTGCCAGATCACCACGAGGGCTTCGTCGGCGAGGAGCGCGTCGAGGTTCGTGCGGAAGGCGTCGTTGATCGGCCCCGCACCGAGCGAGCCGCCCATCGCGAGGAGCACGCGCTGCCCGTCCGCGATCTCGAAGTGAGCGCGGGCCGCGTCGGCGTCGGCCTGCGTGAGGTCGCCGCGGACGGGGTTGCCGGTGAGGACGGCCTTCCCGGGGGGGAAAGACGAGCGTGCCGCTTCGAAGGCGATGAAGACGTGCTCGGCCCGCTTCGCCAGCAGCTTGTTCGTCGCCCCGGCGTAGGCGTTCTGCTCCTGGATCGCGAGCGGCACGCCGCGCAGCGTCGCCGCGAGGCCGACCGGCCCGGTGACGTAGCCGCCCGTGCCGACGACCACGTCGGGGTCGAAGCCGCCGATGAGCGTCCAGCTATCGCCGAGGCCTTTGGCGATTTTGAAGGGGAACGTGAGCAGCTTCGGCGAGAGCCCGCGCGGGAAGCCGACGGCGGTGACGGCGTGGATCGGATAGCCCGCCTTCGGGACCGCCTCCCACTCCATCCGGTCGCGCGTGCCGGCGAACGCGATCGCGGCGTCGGGCGCGAGGGCACGGACGGCGTCGGCGATCGCGATCGCGGGGTACACATGGCCGCCCGTCCCTCCGCATGCGAAGAGGATACGAGGGCTAGGGGCGGTGGGACGGGGGTCGCTGCTCATCGCTGGCTCGGGTCGGCGTGGCGGGAAACGTTGAGCAGCAGGCCGGCCATCACGCCGGTGGCGAGGAGCGAGGTGCCGCCGTAGGAGACGAACGGCATCGGGAGGCCGGTCACGGGCAGCAGCCCGCTCGCGACGCCCGCGTTGACGAAGCCGTAGAGCACGAGCGTCGCCGTGACGCCAACGGCGAGGAAGAGGCCGAGCGGGTCCGGCGCCTGCCGCGCGATGCGGAGGAACCCGCGGACGAGCACGATCACGAACGCGAAAAGCAGCAGCCCCGCCCCGACGAGCCCGTACTCCTCGGCGACGATCGCGAAGATGAAGTCGTTGTACGGCGCCGGGAGGAAGTCGCGTTGCACGGACTTGCCGGGGCCGACGCCGGTCAGCCCGCCCATCGCGATCGCGATCCGCGCCTGATTCGCCTGATAGCCCTCGTCCTGCGACGAGAAGACGGCGGCCTCTTCGGTGTGGTCGAACAGCTTGACGCCGAGGTACGCTTCGACGCGGGCCGCGCGGTTCGGCGAGGCCATGAGGAAGAGCGTCGCCGCGAGCATCCCGACCGCCGCCACGCCGCCGAGGTGGAGCATCCGCACGCGCCCGATCACCATCATCGCGCCGACCGCCATCGAGAGGATCGCCGCCGTCGAGAGGTCGTCGAGCCCGATGAGCGCGATCGTCGGGACGGTCCAGATCATGAGCGGGACGAAGCCGCGCTCGAACTCCTCGATGTAGGCCTGCTTCCGCGCGAGGAGCACGGCGACGTGGAGGATGAGCGCGACTTTGGCGAAGTCGGACGGCTGGAACGAGACGCCGCCGATCTCCAGCCACCGCTGCGCGCCGCCGAGCACGATCCCGCCGACCTGCACCGCCGCGAGGAGCCCGAGCGCGCCGATGAGGAACCACTTCGACGCCCGCGCCAGCCGCCGGTAGTCGAGCAGCGACACCACGCCGACGGCCGAGAGCGCGAGCCCCGTGCGGATGAGGTGCCGGAAGAGGAAGCTCTCCGTGTCGCCGCCCGACTTCGTCTCGGCCAGGAACGAGATCGCGCTGTAGACCGCAACCACGCCGAGCGCGGCCAGCCCGAGCACCGTCCACACGACGAGCTTGTCGGCGGGCCGGAGCGCGGCGGCGCGGGCTTTGATCTGAGAGGCGACGGTGGACACGGTTCGGGGTACGAGGTATGAGGTTGGGGGTGATGGAAGGTGGAGCGTGGAGTGAAGCAGAGGGTCGAGCCGGGCGGACTCCCGACTCCCGACCCCCGACTCACAACCCGTTCACGAGGCGCTTGAAGGTGTCGCCGCGGTCTTCGTAGTTCTTGTACATGTCGAACGAGGCGCAGGCGGGGCTGAGCAGGACGACGTCGCCCGGCTCGGCCATGAGGCGGGCGAACTGGATCGCCTCCTCCATCGTGTCGGCGCGGGCGGCGGCTTTGGCGAGGTCGCCGAGCTCGCGGAGCACCTTGTCCCCGCTCTCGCCGAGGCCGACGACGCCGCGGCAACGCTCGCGGACGAGGCCCTTGATGGGGCCGTAGTCGTTCCCCTTGTCCCGGCCGCCGGCGATGAGCACGATGGGCTGGTCGAAGCTCTCGAGCGCGTACCACACGGCGTTCACGTTCGTCGCCTTCGAGTCGTTGACGTACTTCACGCCGCTGACGTCGCGGACGGCTTCGAGCCGGTGCGGCACGCCCTCGAACGAAGCGAGGCTCTCGCGGACGACGTCGGACGAGATCTCCATCGCCCGGGCCGAAATCGCGGCGGCGAGCGAGTTGTAGAGATTGTGCCGTCCGCGGAGGGACAGGTCGTGAGTAGGCATGAGCACCTCTTCCATGGGATTCTGGTTGCCGTCGGCGACGGATGAAGTCAGGCGGAGAATGATGGATTCGCAGCCGTCGGGTCCGGTGCGCACGAAGGCGCCCCGGTCGAGCTCGTGCTCGATGCTGAAGGGATAGCCCGCCACGCCATGACGCGCAGCGGCACGCTCGGCGTGCTCGCGCACGAGCTCGTCGTCGTGGTTGTAGACGAGAACGTCACCGGCCCGCTGGTTCTCGAAGATTCGGAATTTGCTCTGCGCGTACTGGTCGAAGTCATGGTCGTACCGGTCCAGGTGATCGGGCGTGACGTTGAGCGAAACGCTAACACGGGGGCGGAACTGGTCGATGTGGTCGAGCTGGAAGCTGGACACCTCCAGCACGACCGTCGTCCCCTCCTCACATTCGCCGACGCGATCGGCGAAGGCGGTGCCGATGTTGCCGGCGACGACGAGGGGCCGCTGGGCTGTGCGAACCACGTGGGCGACGAGCGAGGTCGTGGTGGTCTTCCCGTTGCTCCCGGTGATGGCGACGATCGGCGCATCGCAGAACCACGACGCCACTTCGATCTCGGAGTACACCGCGAGGCCTTTTCCGAGCGCCTGCTGCACGAGGTCCGACTGCGTCGGCACGCCGGGCGAGATCGCGACGAAGTCGGCATCGAGCGCGCGCTCGGTGTGGCCGCCGTCTTCCCACGTCACGCCCGCCGCGTCGAGCGCGGCGCGGGCGTCAGCGTCGATCTCGCCGCGCTCGGTGAGAAACACCGTCGCGCCGCGCGCCGCGAGCAGCTTCGCCACGGCGAGGCCGCTGCGCGCAGCCCCGATCACGGTCACCGTTTTGTTTTGGACGTCGTGGGTCATCGTGGGGGCAACCGTAGAGACGCAGCATGCTGCGTCTGTACACGTCGCGTTTGCCTGTCGAAGGCGGAAGTCATCGGATGCGGAGAACGAGGAGGGTGGCGATCACGAGCATCGCCGTCACGATCCAGAAGCGGACGACGATCTTCGCCTCGTGGACGCCGAGCGCCTCGTAGTGGTGGTGGAGCGGGGCCATCTTGAAGACGCGCTTGCCCTCGCCCGTCGTGCGCTTGGTGTACTTGAAATAGACCGTCTGAATGATCACCGAGAGCGTCTCGACGAAGAAGATGGCGCAGAGCACGGGCAGCAGCAGCTCCTTCTTGATCATGAGGGCGAGCGTCCCGATCGCGGCGCCGAGCGCGAGCGAGCCGGTGTCGCCCATGAAGACCTGCGCGGGGTAGCCGTTGTACCAGAGGAAGCCGAAGCACGCCGCCGCCATCGCCGCGGCGAAGACCGTCAGCTCGCCCGTCTGCGGGAGGTAGATGTCGTTGACGAAGTCGGCGAGGTTCACATTCCCCGTGATGTAGCAGAGCCCGATCAGCCCGATCGCGACGAAGGCGCTCGTCCCCGTCGTCAGCCCGTCGAGCCCGTCGGTGATGTTGACGGCGTTCGAGACGGCGGTGACGATGAATACGACGATCGGGATGTAGATCAGCCAGCCGATGTCGAAGCCGACGATGGGGCTGAGGAAGTCGTAGTCGAACGTGCCGTCGGCGATGAAGGGGAGGCTCGAGAGCGTGTTCGTCTCGCGGAGCGTGGGGAGGAAGTAGAGCATCGCGCCGAGGAAGAGCCCGAGCGTCGTCTGCCCGCCGATCTTGACCCATTCGTTGACGCCCTGCTTGTTCTTCATCACGACCTTGATGTAGTCGTCGGCGAAGCCGATCGCGCCCATCCAGAGGGTCGCGAGGAGGATGAGGAGGATGTAGGGATTCGTGAGGTCGCCCCAGAGCAGCGTCGCGCCGCAGAGCGCGAGGATGATGATGACGCCGCCCATCGTCGGCGTGCCGGCCTTGTGCTCGTGGCTGACGGCGCCGGCGTCGA contains:
- a CDS encoding SusC/RagA family TonB-linked outer membrane protein, whose amino-acid sequence is MMPSHPTRWLMLLALLLGPAAFAQTTQISGTVTDADSGEPLPGVNIRVEATQIGTITNVDGSYQIALPINNRTLIYTFVGYRTQEVAVPEGQAVVDVQLEEDLLGLDEVVVTGLASSVKRQNLANSVETISARELAGVTTPSTLDGALQGKITGAVITSNSGAPGGGFSVRLRGVSTITGRAEPLYVVDGVIVNNDAVPNGINALTAASRGEAPSSQDNAVNRIADINPEDIESVEVLKGASAAAIYGSRASNGVVVISTKKGRAGAGTNVRFSQSIGATTIANRLGVRRFTIDEAISTFAGSPPDPSDPETTPEDIADYEAAVQNVRDSYTAPGGFIDYEDEIFGNTGVLSTTDLSISGGNERTQFFVSGQVKNDGAIVERTGYDKQSVRANLSHRFSNRASVDVTSNYVRSVTARGITGNDNSGTSLGIALLSTPSFVDIREDANGVFPVNDLVASSNPLQTIALLTNEETVNRVLSSGRFTYDVLRDERQALQAVVEAGVDYYGLESEVLAPRELQFEQARGGNSIGTSILGETSSLNTNYRGALVHSFNLPANRLFFTTQAGITGTNNNSNSISLLARGLVPGQQNVNQAASLTATRQLRIIEENQAFFGQTEANYADRVVATLGLRADRSNLNGDVEKFYFYPKASLAVNVAEFPFWSYDQIDQFKFRVAFGQTGNIAPFGAKFTSFNAVNIGGTVGSLVGATLGAADILPERTNEIEGGLDISALDGRANLEFTIYRKNVSDLLLTRALPPSTGFGVEFFNGGELVNQGLEVGLTVLPVDVDAVRWVSRTSFWTNSSEVTELNVEPFNAAGGGFASSLGVVRIEEGESPTQIVGTADRDGDGRTDGEFQLGDVAPDFQMSFSNDFTIFDNLTLNVFAHWKKGGDVINLTYFLYDLTGTSPDFGESSFEERTSTPGAERFVEDASYFRLRELGLYYNLPKSLLDRYTGAFGLRTFRIGASARNLFTITGYSGYDPEVSNFGSQPVASGVDVTPYPSARQYLFHVSVGL
- the ftsZ gene encoding cell division protein FtsZ, whose translation is MNNNFSSRFAFDAEAKEKAKISVVGVGGGGGNAVNNMIGKGITGVEFVAINTDAQALSQNKAPVKLQVGRELTKGLGAGARPFVGAEAAEESRSEIEKAIAGSDMVFVTAGMGGGTGTGGAPVVAAIAKRMGILTVGIVTKPFDCEGRKRMSSASEGLDLLKETVDTLIVIPNERLLDIAEDDTTLVAAFEMADDVLYNATRGISDLITVHGLINLDFADVRTTMADGGTAIMGSATAQGEKRAERAALEAISSPLLDGVSIAGARNVLVNITAGQSLGIREATQATSVIQRDAGDEAEVIFGTVIDPDMGDELRVTVIATGFDTARGKAERVRRTVKLGADDLTPGYKGEDNLKYLDTPAFERRTPPMAPESDDEESTRKRPANVRRLQAEDFKRRNERIRKDDTDIPAFLRKMMD
- the ftsA gene encoding cell division protein FtsA, which encodes MNERIVVGVDIGTTKVCAVVAAADELDRINVLGVGVALSEGLNRGVVVNIDKTVAAVQEAIGEAERAAGVEAHSVYVGIAGDHIQSFQSRGVISSRTGEITQHDVDRLLEDTQHVAMPADRRILHVIPQEFIVDGQDGVADPVGMSGIRLEANVHIITGLVSAAKNVYRCIEKAGYEVADIVLEPLASSYAVLHPDEKEIGVALVDIGGGTTDIAVFEDKTIRHTAVVAVAGNKVTDDLRKGLGILDDQAERLKRQFGVALVDLVEEDQEITIPGIGGRPEKAIGQSTLAQIIQPRLEEIMEIVGIEIKRSGYGRHLSAGVVLTGGGSLIPGTAELASEVLGVETRIGTPLGLAGGLVEEVADPMYSTAVGLVLYGLRHQTTESALLTVGHGGDGDSLVTKIAGRMRSWFDEL
- a CDS encoding FtsQ-type POTRA domain-containing protein, producing the protein MARDTKQQQRRRRIVRRIVVLLGLGAVVALGVVGWRWQATVPVRAVTVSGAVHADTSAVLDLAAVPDSAFLFSLDPEILADRVRRHPWVAEASVTRWMTGTLAVDVTERVPVALVLDGAGRPSYFFDAAGFMMPLAAGAAYDVPLFQGRFPAYQPTQPVEDAAVLDLLAVLAAVPDATDALVSSVERAADGSFTLATAPTPGGASIPVALGRSGFAEKLGQLQAFWDQAVLPRPDTPVRRIDLRFDGQIVTSE